One region of Salvia miltiorrhiza cultivar Shanhuang (shh) chromosome 3, IMPLAD_Smil_shh, whole genome shotgun sequence genomic DNA includes:
- the LOC131019117 gene encoding receptor kinase-like protein Xa21, whose translation MERKLYCILPYAFLITITFPMLSSEAKSKQPLSLATDQTALLSLKHTSLLLATNWTNSTSVCSWIGVTCSLRHPRVAALNLSNMALSATIPPQLGRLSFLVSLDLSNNHFYGDLPHQLSLLRRLKFISFRLNNFTGDIPPMLGQLPKLEYLSLRNNSFIGSIPKSLSNLTNLQLLDLSYNSLSGEIPKEFGRLQSLQTLYVESNHLSGAIPSAIFNISTLVVITLRYNELSGSLPTDMCRNLPFLALIRLSRNRLSGAIPTNLSQCSRLELLSLAYNSLSGEIPSEIGYLTSLWVLALGGNNLKGILPHEIGHLQSLVTFGAEGNEIAGSIDFNIFMNMSSLQTLALARNKFTGNLSRDVGNITMLTELSLSENHFTGLIPTEFGQLYHLETLALDLNSLSGSIPHELFNISTLRILSLVGNALPGVLPTHLCHASPFLEQLLLGRNSMSGTIPNSISNCSQLTILSLYQNKFSGYIPTHLGNLRLLQRLDLFSNNILTQAPSSSFITSLTNCRSLTHLTIHDNPLNGVIPASVGNLSSSLETFYAYNCKFGDNIPVEIGNLSSLIILALQANELSGNIPPTIRHLHELQGLDLSDNMLGGSIPHAICDLFSLNTLIMSQNQFSGPIPKCLGNVSSVRILYLDSNMLNSSIPSSLWGLKDLNSLDLSSNSLNGFLPQEISNLGAAIYINLAMNQLSGSIPSTIGKLQNLVNLSLANNRLEGSIPVSMGSMISLVDLDLSYNNLSGSIPKSLEALQHLDYFNVSFNSLSGEIPNGGSFRNFSTDSFEGNEALCGIPNFHVQICSSISKHRSKRNKVERASFIIFGVVAFISVVSLAFIIVRNKRKDKTTREVDVLIFTVGGRISYYELLQATGRFDESNLLGTGSSCSVYKGILNNGKDIVVKVFNMQLEGISRIFDVECEILRSIRHRNLTSIISSCSNEEFKALVLEYMPKGNLEKWLYSHNYCLNMMERLNIMIDVASALEYLHHGYSMPIVHSDLKPSNVLLDEDMVAHVSDFGIAKLLCGGDSFVLTNTLATLGYIAPGEVSLNILIALHFQSINYCVFLTA comes from the exons ATGGAGAGAAAGCTTTATTGCATTTTGCCATATGCATTCCTAATTACCATAACCTTCCCAATGCTTTCTTCTGAAGCCAAATCCAAACAACCTCTGAGCCTTGCAACTGATCAAACTGCCCTTCTTTCACTCAAACATACATCTCTTTTACTTGCAACTAATTGGACCAACTCCACCTCCGTCTGCAGCTGGATTGGCGTCACTTGCAGCTTACGCCACCCAAGAGTAGCTGCCTTGAATCTCTCCAACATGGCTCTCTCCGCCACCATTCCACCACAGCTCGGACGCCTCTCCTTCCTCGTCTCCCTCGACCTCTCCAACAACCATTTCTATGGAGATTTGCCACACCAACTGTCTCTCCTTCGCCGTTTGAAGTTCATATCTTTCCGACTCAACAACTTCACCGGAGACATCCCTCCGATGTTGGGTCAGTTACCAAAACTAGAGTACTTGTCTTTACGCAACAACAGCTTCATAGGTTCCATCCCAAAATCGCTCTCAAACCTCACAAACCTACAATTGCTTGACTTATCTTACAATTctctaagtggagaaattccaaaaGAGTTTGGGAGACTTCAAAGTCTACAAACTCTGTATGTTGAATCCAATCATTTATCGGGTGCTATACCATCAGCCATATTCAACATCTCGACCCTTGTAGTTATAACATTGAGATACAATGAACTGAGTGGAAGTCTTCCGACAGACATGTGTCGTAATCTTCCATTTCTTGCTCTCATTCGTCTTTCTAGAAATCGGCTGAGTGGTGCGATTCCCACAAATCTGTCCCAATGTTCACGGCTTGAGCTGTTGAGCCTCGCATACAACTCTTTGAGTGGGGAGATACCTTCAGAAATCGGCTACTTAACATCTCTTTGGGTGTTAGCTCTTGGTGGTAACAATTTGAAGG GAATACTACCACATGAGATTGGCCATCTTCAGAGTCTGGTTACTTTTGGTGCTGAAGGGAATGAGATTGCGGGCTCAattgatttcaatattttcatgaatatgtCTTCTCTGCAAACCTTAGCACTAGCGCGTAACAAATTCACGGGGAACCTTTCAAGGGATGTCGGGAATATTACCATGCTAACAGAGTTATCCCTCTCGGAAAACCATTTTACAG GGCTTATTCCCACTGAATTTGGCCAACTTTACCATTTGGAGACATTAGCACTGGACTTGAACAGCTTGAGTGGTTCAATTCCACATGagctctttaacatttcaactctTCGGATTCTTTCACTTGTCGGCAATGCTCTGCCAGGGGTTCTTCCAACCCATTTATGCCATGCCTCTCCCTTTCTTGAACAACTTCTTCTAGGCAGAAATTCCATGAGTGGAACAATACCCAACTCCATCTCTAACTGTTCTCAACTCACAATTCTCTCACTTTATCAAAACAAATTCAGTGGTTATATACCTACTCATCTCGGCAACCTAAGACTTCTTCAAAGACTTGATCTGTTCAGCAACAATATTCTTACCCAGGCACCATCTTCTTCCTTCATTACTTCATTGACAAATTGCAGGTCTCTAACTCATTTGACAATTCATGATAATCCTCTAAATGGTGTCATTCCAGCTTCTGTCGGGAACTTATCTTCCTCACTCGAAACATTCTATGCCTACAACTGCAAATTCGGTGACAACATTCCTGTTGAAATAGGCAATTTAAGCAGTTTGATTATATTGGCTTTGCAAGCCAATGAGCTATCTGGTAATATTCCACCAACTATTAGACATTTGCATGAACTTCAAGGATTAGATTTGTCTGATAACATGTTGGGAGGCTCAATACCACATGCTATATGTGATCTATTCAGCCTCAATACTTTAATTATGAGCCAGAATCAATTTTCAGGCCCAATTCCTAAATGTCTAGGAAATGTCTCTTCTGTAAGAATTCTTTATCTAGACTCCAACATGTTAAATTCAAGCATACCTTCAAGCTTATGGGGCCTAAAAGATTTGAACTCTCTAGACTTGTCCTCGAATTCATTAAATGGGTTCTTACCACAAGAGATAAGTAACTTAGGAGCAGCGATCTATATAAATTTAGCAATGAATCAGTTGTCAGGGTCAATTCCTAGCACTATTGGGAAGTTACAGAATTTGGTTAATTTGTCTTTGGCAAATAATAGACTAGAAGGTTCTATTCCTGTGTCTATGGGAAGCATGATCAGTTTGGTAGATCTCGACTTGTCGTACAACAACCTCTCCGGTTCAATTCCAAAGTCTTTAGAAGCACTTCAACACCTCGACTACTTCAATGTCTCTTTCAATAgtttaagtggagaaattcctaatGGAGGTTCTTTTCGAAACTTCTCTACGGATTCTTTTGAGGGTAATGAGGCATTGTGTGGAATCCCCAATTTCCATGTCCAAATTTGCTCTTCAATTTCTAAGCACAGATCAAAGAGAAATAAAGTGGAGCGAGcttcatttattattttcgggGTTGTGGCTTTCATCTCAGTTGTTTCTTTGGCCTTTATAATTGTCAGAAACAAACGAAAAGATAAGACGACTAGAGAAGTTGATGTGTTgatattcactgtggggggaaGAATCTCTTATTATGAACTGCTGCAAGCAACGGGAAGATTCGATGAAAGCAATTTACTTGGCACTGGGAGTTCTTGCTCTGTTTATAAAGGAATTCTTAACAATGGGAAGGATATCGTTGTCAAGGTGTTCAATATGCAGCTAGAAGGTATTTCAAGAATATTTGATGTCGAATGTGAGATACTACGTAGCATTCGACACAGGAATCTGACAAGCATCATAAGCAGTTGCTCGAATGAAGAGTTCAAGGCATTAGTACTTGAATATATGCCGAAGGGAAACCTTGAAAAATGGTTATATTCCCACAACTATTGCTTGAATATGATGgaaagattgaatataatgattGATGTTGCATCTGCTTTGGAGTATCTTCACCACGGTTATTCAATGCCCATTGTCCACAGCGACTTGAAGCCTAGTAATGTGTTGTTAGATGAAGACATGGTTGCCCATGTAAGCGACTTTGGGATAGCGAAGTTGTTATGCGGTGGAGATAGCTTTGTGTTAACCAACACGCTAGCAACATTGGGTTACATCGCTCCAGGTGAAGTTTCTCTAAATATATTGATTGCACTTCACtttcaatcaattaattattgTGTCTTCCTTACTGCATAA